The proteins below are encoded in one region of Triticum aestivum cultivar Chinese Spring chromosome 1B, IWGSC CS RefSeq v2.1, whole genome shotgun sequence:
- the LOC123096019 gene encoding serine carboxypeptidase-like 51: protein MESRALALVSVLFLSLLRAATATTAGTADGTQRWGYVEVRPKAHLFWWYYKSPQAQRVSTPTKPWPTVLWLQGGPGASGVGVGNFLEVGPLNGDMKPRSSTWLHKADLIFVDNPVGVGYSYVEDDSLLVTTDLQAAADMTTLLKALVKELTTLRSSPLFIVAESYGGKYAATLGVSVVRAVRAGELKLTLGGVALGDSWISPEDFASSYGTLLFQVSRLDRNGADHANKDAQVVRQQVAAGQFKQAQSTLNRMLNWIVVNSGHVDVYNFLLDTGMDPVVAASSSPAAPEYSRYLESKSVGDSIQEAMNGAIKQKLKIIPKDLVWQAQSYSVYYALINDFMKPRVQEVDELLSYGVNVTVYNGQLDVICSAVGAEAWVEKLKWDGLKNFLALPRQPLYCGSAGATKGFVRSYKNLHFYWILGAGHFVPVDQPCVALDMIGNITQSPALSRS, encoded by the exons ATGGAGTCCCGTGCTCTCGCCCTCGTCTCCGTCCTCTTCCTCTCTCTGCTTCGTGCCGCCACGGCCACCACCGCTGGAACCGCCGACGGCACGCAGCGGTGGGGATACGTGGAGGTTCGGCCGA AGGCTCACCTGTTCTGGTGGTACTACAAGAGCCCCCAGGCCCAGAGGGTGTCCACGCCCACCAAGCCATGGCCGACCGTCCTCTGGCTGCAGGGTGGCCCG gGAGCGTCGGGCGTCGGGGTCGGCAACTTCCTGGAGGTCGGGCCGCTCAACGGCGACATGAAGCCACGCAGCTCGACATGGCTGCACAAGGCCGACCTCATCTTCGTG GACAACCCTGTGGGGGTCGGATACAGCTACGTGGAGGACGACAGCCTGCTGGTGACCACCGACCTGCAGGCGGCGGCGGACATGACCACGCTGCTCAAGGCCCTCGTCAAGGAGCTTACGACCTTGCGGAGCAGCCCGCTGTTCATCGTCGCCGAGTCGTACGGCGGCAAGTACGCCGCAACGCTCGGCGTCTCCGTCGTCAGGGCCGTCCGCGCCGGCGAGCTCAAGCTCACGCTCGGCGGCGTGGCGCTCGGAGACAGCTGGATCTCGCCGGAGGATTTCGCG TCCTCGTATGGGACGCTCTTGTTCCAGGTGTCGAGGCTGGATCGCAACGGCGCAGACCACGCAAACAA GGACGCGCAGGTGGTGAGGCAGCAGGTTGCAGCGGGGCAGTTCAAGCAAGCGCAGTCCACACTCAACCGAATGCTCAACTGGATCGTCGTCAACAGCGGCCACGTG GATGTGTATAACTTCTTGCTGGACACCGGGATGGATCCGGTCGTCGCGGCGAGCTCATCTCCGGCGGCGCCGGAGTACTCCAGGTACCTGGAGAGCAAGTCCGTAGGGGACTCCATCCAGGAGGCCATGAATGGAGCCATCAAGCAAAAGCTCAAGATCATCCCCAAAGACCTGGT ATGGCAGGCGCAATCCTACAGTGTCTATTACGCGCTGATCAACGATTTCATGAAGCCGAGGGTTCAGGAG GTCGATGAGCTCCTGTCGTATGGTGTCAATGTCACCGTGTACAATGGGCAG CTCGACGTGATCTGCTCGGCCGTCGGCGCAGAAGCATGGGTTGAGAAGCTCAA ATGGGATGGACTGAAGAACTTCTTGGCCCTGCCAAGACAGCCTCTCTACTGTGGCTCAGCTGGAGCCACCAAGGGCTTTGTTAGATCCTACAAAAACCTGCATTTCTACTGGATCCTAGGAGCAGGGCACTTT GTGCCTGTTGATCAGCCATGCGTTGCACTTGACATGATCGGCAACATAACACAGTCTCCGGCTCTTTCTCGTTCATAG